The Lodderomyces beijingensis strain CBS 14171 genome assembly, chromosome: 4 genome has a window encoding:
- a CDS encoding 60S ribosomal protein uL11, protein MPPKFDPSEVKFLYLRAVGGEVGASSALAPKIGPLGLSPKKVGEDIAKATKDFKGIKVTVQLRIQNRQATASVVPSASSLVITALKEPVRDRKKEKNVKHSGNIPLDEIYEIARKMQEKSFGKNLASVAKEILGTAQSVGCRVDGKNPHDIIDAINAGEIDVPAK, encoded by the coding sequence ATGCCTCCAAAGTTCGACCCATCCGAAGTCAAATTCCTTTACTTGAGAGCCGTCGGTGGTGAAGTTGGTGCTTCATCCGCATTGGCACCAAAGATTGGTCCATTAGGTTTGTCACCAAAGAAGGTTGGTGAAGATATTGCCAAGGCCACCAAGGATTTCAAAGGTATCAAAGTTACCGTTCAGTTAAGAATCCAAAACAGACAAGCCACTGCCTCCGTCGTGCCATCCGCTTCATCTTTGGTCATCACTGCCTTGAAAGAACCAGTTAGAGAcagaaagaaggagaagaacgTTAAGCACTCTGGTAACATTCCATTGGACGAAATCTACGAAATCGCCAGAAAGATGCAAGAAAAGTCCTTTGGTAAGAACTTGGCTTCAGTAGCCAAGGAGATCTTGGGTACTGCTCAATCTGTTGGATGCCGTGTTGATGGTAAGAACCCTCACGATATCATTGACGCTATAAATGCTGGAGAAATTGACGTACCTGCCAAGTAA